TGCAGCAGTTGAAGCTGACTCCCGTCGCTTCCATACAGAGCAAGCAGGGTCTTGGTGCCTCCCATATCCCCTGCAAGGAGTGTGGTGGTGGCCATCCGGGCCCGCAGCGTCTTCTACCAGCGTGGGTTGGTCAGGCGAAGAAGTCCAGTGGAAGCGGTCCCCATGTGGTGCTTGGTGTGGTTTCGTCATCGCCGTGCCCACTGATCAGAACTCCCTCGCCGAGGCCGTTCTCGATCCGAATCCGGATTGTGCCCCCCTTCTGGTTGGCTTTCAGAAACACAGGACCAGGCTCCTCCGGGCTGTTCACAAGCTCCATGGACTCCCACTGTTGGCTTTGCTCCAGGCTGCGCAGTGCTGAAAGGGCCTGATCCACGGACGGGGCCATCACGCCAATGGTGAACCAACGAGCGTTTCTCATGGCCTGGGTGAGTTCCTGGCGGAGCTGATCCCTGATGTGCGGCAGCAGCTCTGGTGCGCTACGCAAACGCGCGAGATCGGCCAGGTGGTGCACGGGTGATTCCGTCATCAATTCAGCTCCAGGCCTGCGGCGCGCTGGCTGTTGGCCATTTGAGCAGCACTGAGCAGGTCGGCCACCGATGTGACCCCGAGGTCACCATCCCGTCGGCTGCGCAGGCTTGCGGCGTTCTGCTCCGCCTCCTTGGCACCGATGACCGCCAACACGGGGATCTTCATCTGTTCGCCGGTGCGGATCAACTTGCCGAGACGGTCGCCGCTGCGGTCGATGGTGGCGCGCACACCAGCTTGAGTGAGCTGGTTCAGCAACTGCTCCGCGTAGGGCTGCACCTCGTCGGTCACCGGCAGCAGACGCACCTGTTCCGGGGCCAGCCAGAAGGGGTAATCGCCGGCGTAGTTCTCGGTCATGATCCCGAAGAATCGCTCCAGCGAGCCGAAGATGGCGCGGTGGATCATGATCGGTCGCTGCTTGCTGCCGTCGGCGGCGATGTAGTCGAGCTCGAACCGTTCCGGCAGGTTGAAATCCAACTGGATGGTGGAGCACTGCCACATCCGGCCAATGGCGTCTTCGATCTTGAGATCAATTTTCGGGCCGTAGAAGGCGCCGCCGCCCTCATCGATTTTGTAGGCCCAACCCTTGCGCTCAAGTGCCTCGACCAGGCCCTGGGTGGCCAGGTCCCAGACGGCGTCATCCCCGATGGACTTCTCGGGGCGGGTGGAAAGGTTGATCTCGTAGTTGCTGAAATCGAAGGCGGAGAGGATCCGCTCGGTGAGATCGAGGATTTTCAGGATCTCGTCGCTGATCTGCTCGGGCAGGCAGAACACATGGGCATCGTCCTGGGTGAAGCCCCTGACCCGCATCAGACCGTGCATCACACCGGGGCGCTCATAGCGATACACGGTTCCGAGTTCGGCCCATCGAATCGGTAGTTCCCGGTAGCTGCGCAGCTTGCTGGCGTAGGTGAGCACGTGGAAGGGGCAGTTCATCGGTTTGAGCTGGTATTCCCGCTCGTCCACTTCCATCGGCCCGAACATGCTCTCGGCATAGAAGTCGAGGTGGCCTGAGGTTTTCCAGAGGCTGATGTCGGCCACATGGGGGGTGTAGAGGAGCTCGTAGCCGCCCTCGAAGTGGGCCTGACGCCAGAAGTCCTCGATCAGCAGGCGCATGCGGGCGCCGCGGGGGTGCCAGAACACCAGGCCGGCACCGGCTTCATCTTCGATGGAGAAGAGGTCGAGATCCTTGCCGATGCGTCGGTGATCCCGCCGGAGAGCTTCGTCCTTGCGGCGCTTGTGCTCCGCCAGTTGTTCGGGGGTCTCCCAGGCCGTGCCGTAGATGCGCTGCAGCTGAGCCTTGGTTTCATCGCCGCGCCAGTAGGCGCCGGCCACGCTTTCCAGCTCGAAGGCCTTGGCGTTGAGTTGCCCGGTGTGGTCCACGTGGGGGCCAGCGCAGAGGTCCCACCAGTCCTCACCAAGGGTGTAGAGGGTGATGGGCTCCTGAAGACCCTCAAGGATCTCCAGTTTGTAGGGCTCGTTCTGAGCCTTGATTTTTGCTTCGGCGTCGCCGCGGCTCACCTCGACCCGTTCAAGGGGCAGTTTTTTGTTGATGATCTTGATCATCCCCTTCTTGATGGCCTTGAGATCGGCCTCGGTGAAGGGATCCGGGTTGTCGAAGTCGTAATAAAAACCGCTCTCGGTCCACGGTCCGATGGTGACGCGTGCCTTGGGAAAGAGCTGCTGAACGGCCATGGCCATTACATGGCTCATCGAGTGGCGGATCTTCAGCAGCTGGGGGCTTTCGCTGGTCTTGGGCAGAACCACCGGAGCTGAGGGGGCTGGGGTGGTTGCTGCAGCGCTGCTCACCGGTTCAGGTTCGGGGCCCGCCATCCTATGGGCGAGACCCGAGGGCATCACGTGGGTGAGTCAATGAATCGGGAAGCCGGCGCTCTATTGGACGAGCTGCTGGCGTCCCTTCTCGATGACTTCGAGCACTGGTTTCAGCGCGGGGAGGAGCTCCTGCAGAACTGTCCGGATGCCGTGATGGCGCCTGAGGAGCGTCAGGGCATGGAGGGCCGACTCAAGGACGGCAGGAAGGCGATTGCTGCGACGCGAGCTCTGGTGGCTGCATCAACCCAGCCCATGGCTGTCTCCATGGCGGTGATGAACCCGTGGCACGGGTTGGTCACTGAGGTGTGGGCCTTGGCCGCGAAGCTGGGTTCGTCCCGCTCGCGTCAGGCACCCAGCTGACTTCTCAGCTGGCGCAGGTTGCTGCTGTAGAAGCTCGCCAGCTCCTGATGGCTCTTGACCGGTTGCCCGTAGGCGGAGTGGCCGGCTTTGGTGGGGAAGGATGCCCATTCCGGGGCGAGCTTTGCCATGGCGTCCTTGGTGAGGCCCTGCCGATCAATCTCATCCAGAGCACCACGTCGCTCTGCGAGATGCAGTGCGGCCTGATCCTGGTGCTTGGGTTCAAAGCTGGACAGCCTGAGTTCCTGGGCGACACCTTTCCAGGTCTTGGGCAAGAACTGATACGCGCCCGCAGCGGCGCTGGTGTAGCGCTTCACGATCACCCGTTCTGGATGACGGGACAGGTCCTGGAACTGCCCGCCGCCGTACATGATTTGGTACCCCTTGTCTTCGCCATCCTTCCAAGTGCCTTCGGCGTAGCGGATGGTATTAAGCAGCGCGCGGCGTTCAGGAGTCATCTCGTAATGCCCCCCCTCGTTGCCGTAGGCCAGGGTGGCGCGGCTGCCGGAACCGTCTTGATCGGAACGTTCGGCGAGGGCCTTGGCGTTCTGGGTGGGCTGTGTGGCTCCTGCGCAAAGCACCATTCCTGCGGTCAACGCTGCACCGACCAGAAGGCGGCTCCAACGGGAGTTTGGGTTGAACGCAGAAAAAGAACGACGCACGCAAAGCAATCAGGTGGACGATCACAGTGCTGGCCCACGAAACCTCGACGCGAGGTCGGTTCTTGAGGGGTTGACAGCCTTGATTTGCTGTGTCTATGCAAGTGAGAACGTCCTGAGAGTCTTGCGAGACTCGTTACTGCTTCTGGGGTTGTCTCGGTTGTGTCGCCCCGGGTATGGGGTGAGGCTGTGCCAGCTGCATTGATAAGAGCAGCTGATGCTTGCCTCTGATGGCGATCAGGCTCGTCGGGCAAAGCCCAGGGCATCCCGAACCCGATTCAGCGTGGCGTTGGCCACGGTTTCGGCGTTCTCGCGTCCTGTGTTCAGCACCTGATCGAGCTCCGCAGGGTCGCTCATCAGCTCGCGGTAGCGCGCCTGAATCGGTTCTATGGCGTTCACCGTGGCTTCGGCCAGGAGGGGCTTGAACTGCCCCCATCCCATCTCGGCGCATTCGCTGGCGGCCTGCTCCCGTCCCTTGCCGCTGAGAATCGCGTAAAGCCCCAGAAGGTTGTCGGTTTCGGGTCGATCCGGGTTGCCGAATTCGAGTCCACGCTCTGGATCGGTTTTGGCACGTTTGATCTTTTTGGTGATCAGCTCTGGAGGGTCCAGGAGGGTGATGCGACTGCCCTCATTCGGATCGCTCTTGCTCATCTTGTTTCGACCATCCGTGAGGCTCATCACCCGAGCCCCTTCCTTGAGGATCAACGGCTTCGGAACCTTGAGCACAGGTGTTTCGTTATCACCGAAGCGGGCATTGATGCGCTGCTGAGCAATGTCACGTGCCAGTTCCAGGTGCTGTTTCTGGTCTTCACCAACGGGCACTAGATCAGCGTCATAGAGAAGGATGTCGGCGGCCATCAGAACGGGATAGTCCAGCAGGCCAACGGACACGTTGTCCCCCTGCTTCACTGCCTTTTCCTTGAACTGGATCATGCGTTCCAGCCAGTTGAGCGGTGTGACGCAATTCAGCAGCCAGCAGAGTTCGCTGTGGGCTGCCACCTGGCTCTGCACAAACACTGAGCAGCGCTTGGGATCGATGCCACAGGCCAGATAGAGCGCAGCCGTGGAGCGGGTGTCCTCAGCCAGTCGACTGGGGTCATGGGGAACGGTGATGGCGTGGAGATCGACCACACAAACGAAGGTGTCGTGGCTCTCCTGCAGCTCAACCCAGTTGCGGATGGCACCCAGCCAATTGCCGAGATGCAGTGCTCCGGTCGGCTGCACCCCGGAAAGAACCCTTGGCCGGCCCATCAATCAGCCCTCTGTTGCTTCGGTTTTGGTTTCGTCTGTCGAAGCATCTGCGCCCGAGACATCCGCGACGGGATCTGGGCTGGTTTCATCGGTCGGTGCCGTTCCCGGTGCCGGTTCGGACTCCACTACAGGTTCAGCCTGGACTTCCGGCTGGGGTTTGGCCGGGCGAGCGAAGGGGTTCGGACGGGAGCCACGGTTGCTGCGCTCGTCATCAAACCGGCGACCGCGACCACCTCCATCACGACCACCTCCATCACGACCACCGCCGTCACGACCACCACCATCACGCCGACCACCCCGGGCAGGCTGATTGCGTTGCTGTTCGATCAAGGCATCGAGTTGGCCGTCTTCCAACATCTGGCCAAGGCTTCGGACTGCGAAACCCAGGACGGCAACGGTTGAGCGGAGATTGAAGGCCTCCTGCAGCGCCCTCGCCGAGCGCATTTCGTTGTCACTCAGACGAATTCGAAAGCCTCCGCCCTCGCGGCCGCCGGCACGGTTGCCACGACTGCGCTGGCCGTCACGGCCGCCGTCTCCCTGTCCCGCCTGCTGTTGGGGATCGCTGTAGGAATCACTCATGGCCCATGGCCTGGAATCAGGCGCAAGTGTGACGCATCACCGGGGTGTTTTCAGTGATCCAGAGCAGCTGGTGGCATTCAACGCTGTTCTTCCGGGCCAGCACCAGCATCGGAACAGCCGTTATCCCTCGTTCGATCCGGTCTCGGTAGCTGCTCACCAGCTGTCGGTAACGCTGGGCGGTCCACCCGTGGATGGCGGTGTCCCTGCTGGTCCAGTAGTCCTGCAGAGCTCGTTGACAGTCCTCCATGCCGAAGTCATGCCAGCAGCTCTGCTGGGCCAGGAGTGGATCCACACCCTGTTGGAGCAACAACCGGTACTGCATCAGTTCCGGCGCTTCATCACGACCATCCGGGGGAAGAAGGCGATGCAGCTCGGTGAGCGGAGCTCGGGAGAGCTTCAGCCAGCAGCGTTCCCGCAGCAACACTGGAAGTTGCCAAGACCAGCCATCGGATTGGCGGACTTCGGCGAGCACGTCGATCAGCCCTCTTTGCTGACGCTCGGTGAGTCCGGCGAGCTGTATCGCTTCGGTGTTGGCTTCAGCCATGGGCACCGGTGTAGGTGATCCCGTCCTCCACGTACTCCTTGGGTTCCAAATGGATGGTGCACCGCACCGGCCCGAAGGTCTTGTCCAGGCGCTCCTCTACTTGCTCGGTGATCCGGTGGGCCTTGGTGAGGTCGTCGGCATCAACAACCATGTGCATCTCGATGAACACCTGTTGGCCCACGACGCCGCGGCTGGCGATGTCATGGCAGTTCATCACGCCGTCTGTGGCCATCGCTTCGCCGTAAATGGCCTCGGGGGCAATCGCCATGTGGTCCACCAGCCAGGGCAAGGTGCC
The Synechococcus sp. PROS-U-1 DNA segment above includes these coding regions:
- a CDS encoding DUF1824 family protein gives rise to the protein MTESPVHHLADLARLRSAPELLPHIRDQLRQELTQAMRNARWFTIGVMAPSVDQALSALRSLEQSQQWESMELVNSPEEPGPVFLKANQKGGTIRIRIENGLGEGVLISGHGDDETTPSTTWGPLPLDFFA
- the thrS gene encoding threonine--tRNA ligase, which gives rise to MAGPEPEPVSSAAATTPAPSAPVVLPKTSESPQLLKIRHSMSHVMAMAVQQLFPKARVTIGPWTESGFYYDFDNPDPFTEADLKAIKKGMIKIINKKLPLERVEVSRGDAEAKIKAQNEPYKLEILEGLQEPITLYTLGEDWWDLCAGPHVDHTGQLNAKAFELESVAGAYWRGDETKAQLQRIYGTAWETPEQLAEHKRRKDEALRRDHRRIGKDLDLFSIEDEAGAGLVFWHPRGARMRLLIEDFWRQAHFEGGYELLYTPHVADISLWKTSGHLDFYAESMFGPMEVDEREYQLKPMNCPFHVLTYASKLRSYRELPIRWAELGTVYRYERPGVMHGLMRVRGFTQDDAHVFCLPEQISDEILKILDLTERILSAFDFSNYEINLSTRPEKSIGDDAVWDLATQGLVEALERKGWAYKIDEGGGAFYGPKIDLKIEDAIGRMWQCSTIQLDFNLPERFELDYIAADGSKQRPIMIHRAIFGSLERFFGIMTENYAGDYPFWLAPEQVRLLPVTDEVQPYAEQLLNQLTQAGVRATIDRSGDRLGKLIRTGEQMKIPVLAVIGAKEAEQNAASLRSRRDGDLGVTSVADLLSAAQMANSQRAAGLELN
- a CDS encoding DUF2605 family protein, producing the protein MGETRGHHVGESMNREAGALLDELLASLLDDFEHWFQRGEELLQNCPDAVMAPEERQGMEGRLKDGRKAIAATRALVAASTQPMAVSMAVMNPWHGLVTEVWALAAKLGSSRSRQAPS
- a CDS encoding glycoside hydrolase family 104 protein — protein: MVLCAGATQPTQNAKALAERSDQDGSGSRATLAYGNEGGHYEMTPERRALLNTIRYAEGTWKDGEDKGYQIMYGGGQFQDLSRHPERVIVKRYTSAAAGAYQFLPKTWKGVAQELRLSSFEPKHQDQAALHLAERRGALDEIDRQGLTKDAMAKLAPEWASFPTKAGHSAYGQPVKSHQELASFYSSNLRQLRSQLGA
- the trpS gene encoding tryptophan--tRNA ligase; protein product: MGRPRVLSGVQPTGALHLGNWLGAIRNWVELQESHDTFVCVVDLHAITVPHDPSRLAEDTRSTAALYLACGIDPKRCSVFVQSQVAAHSELCWLLNCVTPLNWLERMIQFKEKAVKQGDNVSVGLLDYPVLMAADILLYDADLVPVGEDQKQHLELARDIAQQRINARFGDNETPVLKVPKPLILKEGARVMSLTDGRNKMSKSDPNEGSRITLLDPPELITKKIKRAKTDPERGLEFGNPDRPETDNLLGLYAILSGKGREQAASECAEMGWGQFKPLLAEATVNAIEPIQARYRELMSDPAELDQVLNTGRENAETVANATLNRVRDALGFARRA